Genomic segment of Cronobacter dublinensis subsp. dublinensis LMG 23823:
GCGCCGCTGCCGGAGCCTGAGCGCGACGTTCAGCCTGCGGCGGTGCTCCCGGTCGTGAACGCCACACCTGCCCCTCAACCGCAGGTTCAGCCGCCGCAGCCCGTGCAGAACCTGGCCGTGGCGCAGTATCAGGCGCCGCCTCAACCCGAGTCGCCGTCTCAGCCCGCCGCGCAGACGCCGCTGCCCGACACGACAAGCCAGCTTCTACAGGCGCGCAGCCAGCTGCAGCGCGCCCAGGGAGCGGCCAAACCAAAAAAGAATGAACCGGCAGCGCCAGCCACAGCGCGGCCGGTGAATAACAGCGCGCTTGAGCGGCTGGCGTCCGTGACCGAGCGCGTGCAGTCCCGGCCCGCGGTCGTGAAAGACGAGACGCCGGCTAAAAAAGAGGCGTATCGCTGGAAAGCGAAAAATATCGTGCCGCAGGCGCAGCAGGCCCCCGTCGCCACGCCGCGCGCGCTGAAAAAGGCGCTGGAGCACGAGAAAACCCCGGAACTTGCCGCGAAGCTCGCCGAAGAGGCCGTCACGCGCGACGCGTGGGCGGCGGAAGTGAGCCGTTTACAGGTGCCGAAGCTGGTGGAGCAAGTCGCGCTTAACGCCTGGAAAGAACAGGACGGCGCGAAAATCTGTCTGCATCTGCGACCCTCGCAGCGCCACCTGAACTCCGCGTCGGCGCAGAAAACCCTCGCCGACGCGCTGGGCGTTTTGTACGGCGCCCCGGTTGAACTGACTATCATTGAAGATGATAATCTTGCGCACCGGACGCCGCTGGAATGGCGGCAGGCGATCTACGAAGAGAAACTCGCACAGGCGAGAGAAGCGATTATCGCGGATGCCAATATCCAGACGCTGCGTCGTTTCTTCGACGCGGATCTGGATGAAGAGAGTATTCGCCCCCTTTGACAGGCAGTATCGCTGTCTGTTGTAACCCCTGGCCTCGCTGTCGGCCCTGCCGTCAGCGACCTGAAGCAAAGAGAGAAGCTTATGTTTGGTGGTAAAGGCGGTCTGGGCAACCTGATGAAACAGGCCCAGCAGATGCAGGAAAAAATGCAGAAGATGCAGGAAGAAATCGCTCAGCTGGAAGTCACGGGCGAATCTGGCGCGGGCCTCGTAAAAGTCACCATCAACGGCGCGCACAACTGCCGTCGCGTGGAGATCGATCCGAGCCTGCTCGAAGACGACAAAGAGATGCTGGAAGATCTGGTCGCTGCCGCGTTTAACGACGCCGCTCGCCGCATCGAAGAGACGCAGAAAGAAAAAATGGCTTCCGTTTCCTCCGGCATGCAGCTGCCGCCGGGCTTTAAGATGCCGTTCTGATGCCCCCGGGACGACAGGGCTCTCCTGTCGTCCCGCTTTTCCGCGCAGTTCCTCGCCACTCTCGTTTTCCCGCCGTGCGTCTCCTCTGGGCTATGCTTTTACCATGAGGTTTACAGTGCGTGCACAAAGGCGCAGGTGGTAATCTACACGCTTTGTTCGTTGTTAAGGAATGTCTTCATGCAGACCAGTCCTCTGCTGACTCAACTGATGGAAGCCCTGCGCTGCCTGCCGGGCGTGGGCCCGAAATCGGCACAGCGCATGGCGTTTACGCTGCTGCAACGCGATCGCAGCGGCGGCATGCGTCTGGCTCAGGCGCTGACCCGCGCGATGTCGGAGATAGGCCACTGCGCCGACTGCCGCACGTTCACCGAGCAGGAAAAATGTAATATCTGCACCAACCCGCGTCGTCAGGAAAACGGACAGATCTGCGTGGTGGAAAGCCCGGCGGATATTCATGCCATCGAGCAGACCGGGCAGTTCTCAGGCCGTTATTTTGTGCTGATGGGGCATCTTTCGCCGCTCGACGGCATCGGCCCCGACGATATCGGGCTTGACCGCCTGGAGCAGCGTCTGGAAACGGAGACGCTGAAAGAGATTATTCTCGCCACCAACCCGACGGTGGAAGGGGAGGCGACCGCCAATTACATCGCTGAGCTCTGCGCCCAGTATGGCGTTGACGCCAGCCGCATCGCGCACGGCGTGCCGGTGGGCGGCGAGCTGGAAATGGTGGACGGCACCACGCTCTCGCACTCGCTGGCGGGCCGCCACAAAATGACCTTCTGAGCCGTTTTATCTTCTCTTTTGCACAAAGCCGCATTGCGCGGCTTTTAACCAGTTAACACATGCCGTTTTTTCCGCCGCTTGAAAAGTTTCCCCGCTATCCCCATCTCTGCCTCAACCGTTTTTGTTCACTGTGGCCTGTTTTGTTGAGGTATCACCATTATGAAAGGACAAGAGACCCGTGGTTTTCAGTCAGAGGTAAAACAGCTTCTGCACCTGATGATCCATTCTCTCTATTCAAATAAAGAGATTTTCCTGCGCGAGCTTATCTCCAACGCCTCGGATGCGGCGGACAAACTGCGCTTTCGCGCGCTTTCCAGCCCCGATCTCTATGAGGGCGACGGCGACCTGCGCGTGCGCGTCTCGTTTGATAAAGACAACCGCACCCTGACTATCGCCGATAACGGCATCGGCATGACGCGCGATGAGGTTATCGACCATCTTGGCACCATCGCGAAATCAGGCACCAAAGCATTCCTCGAATCGATGGGCTCTGACCAGGCGAAAGACAGCCAGCTTATCGGCCAGTTCGGCGTAGGCTTCTATTCCGCGTTTATCGTGGCGGATAAAGTCACCGTGCGCACCCGCGCGGCGGGCGCAGGCGCCGACGAAGCGGTGTTCTGGGAATCGGAAGGCGAAGGCGAATATACCGTTGCCGATA
This window contains:
- a CDS encoding YbaB/EbfC family nucleoid-associated protein; translation: MFGGKGGLGNLMKQAQQMQEKMQKMQEEIAQLEVTGESGAGLVKVTINGAHNCRRVEIDPSLLEDDKEMLEDLVAAAFNDAARRIEETQKEKMASVSSGMQLPPGFKMPF
- the recR gene encoding recombination mediator RecR — protein: MQTSPLLTQLMEALRCLPGVGPKSAQRMAFTLLQRDRSGGMRLAQALTRAMSEIGHCADCRTFTEQEKCNICTNPRRQENGQICVVESPADIHAIEQTGQFSGRYFVLMGHLSPLDGIGPDDIGLDRLEQRLETETLKEIILATNPTVEGEATANYIAELCAQYGVDASRIAHGVPVGGELEMVDGTTLSHSLAGRHKMTF